A window of Terriglobia bacterium genomic DNA:
GCTATGGATCCATACGGAACACGATGGTTCACGTTCTGAGCGCCGAATGGGGCTGGCTGGACCGTTGCGGCGGCGCAGAGCGTGGCTCGCGCCTCAATCCTGACGATTTTCCAACGGTCGAATCTCTCATGGAGGTTTGGAACAAAGTCGAGATCTACGTGCGCGAGTTTTTATCAAAGCTGAAGGACGACGAGCTGGCTCGCCCTGTCGAATTCATGAATCCCCGGGGGGAGAAACGCTCGTTGCCGTTGGGAAACCTGATGCAGCACGCGGCCAATCATGGCGTTCATCATCGGGGTCAGGTTGCGTTGCTGCTTCGACTGCTCGGCTTTGTGCCGGGCAATGTTGATATTCTCTTTTATTTTGCTGAGAAGCGCGCCGTCCCGGCGGGGTAAATCAGGTCACATCCCCATCCGACCCGCTCGCTTTTGAGGTCGGCCGCTCAGCAAGGCGCCGGCTGAACGGCAGATCGTCAGGCCGAAGGTCCAACGCCTTAACTGCCTCGACGCTATCGTCGCCCGCGGAGGTGAGATCGTTCAACCGGTTGGAGCGGACGCGCCCGAGGTCACCGCACGGTTTCGAGACTCCGGCGGGAACGTCATTGGTCTGTATCAGCATCCCAAGTGATTCCTTGGTCGGAGGGACGCTACAAGGGGCACGCTATGGGCCAGGTAGAACTTCAAGATGCGGATCGCGGTTTCAGGAACGCACTACTCGGGCAAGTCCACGCTGGTGGAAGCGCTCTCCAGGGAGCTTCCTGCGTACACCACTGTCGAAGAGCCCTACTACCTATTGGAGGACGACGGGTACGAGTTCGCGGAAGTGCCTTCTCTCGAAGATTTCGAA
This region includes:
- a CDS encoding DinB family protein, with product MTIKDLETLYDYGHWANKKLFNVISQLTPEQFTQPVGGSYGSIRNTMVHVLSAEWGWLDRCGGAERGSRLNPDDFPTVESLMEVWNKVEIYVREFLSKLKDDELARPVEFMNPRGEKRSLPLGNLMQHAANHGVHHRGQVALLLRLLGFVPGNVDILFYFAEKRAVPAG